A part of Pyramidobacter porci genomic DNA contains:
- a CDS encoding hemoblobin-interacting domain-containing protein: MMNKGLTAAIAALALAACGAGSAESAPVYVLMNVPYNDFYKAELAKNAVPVDAVTSATVAKAKNAHLVGGTYHTGDDTTLIIEGVTFPVKVDEAALKGFVHAASADELFSRGSYAWTELTQAPAFFKEMSVAGGAPAFGKVQGLPEVAVANVKGSVRTRTRRGDYQLKLDGFDTDPEKETLYGVIVRTAQNDYGMRRLENIWRGGRELGWNVGYTKFIKDVNPTFPAHYKTLTGTTITGLTYITDKAVYNVDAQVYLPVLTGCRLKAENAALAAGHTAFAVEGELPGNYVPVYDAGALDGGTAADGRIVWSARNKPGEYEMKITDEKGVYETLTAAFVLSTDVLPAAWDAEGGRLVPAGGEEDFKNYLRCVRELTIDGTAVNPKRAKIIDGEGRLDLSAPLFKERGAVTVRAAGYPDLSFEAARR, encoded by the coding sequence ATGATGAACAAAGGATTGACAGCGGCAATCGCCGCGCTGGCGCTGGCGGCGTGCGGGGCGGGGAGCGCCGAAAGCGCGCCGGTTTACGTGCTGATGAACGTTCCCTACAACGATTTTTACAAGGCGGAACTGGCGAAGAACGCCGTACCTGTGGACGCGGTCACCTCGGCGACCGTCGCCAAGGCGAAAAACGCGCATCTGGTCGGCGGCACCTACCACACCGGCGACGACACGACGCTGATCATCGAAGGCGTGACGTTCCCCGTCAAGGTTGACGAGGCGGCGCTGAAGGGATTCGTTCACGCCGCGTCGGCCGACGAACTTTTCTCGCGTGGCAGCTACGCCTGGACGGAACTGACGCAGGCCCCCGCGTTCTTCAAGGAAATGAGCGTTGCCGGCGGCGCGCCCGCGTTCGGCAAGGTGCAGGGGCTGCCGGAAGTGGCCGTCGCGAACGTGAAGGGCAGCGTCAGGACCAGGACCCGGCGCGGCGACTACCAGCTGAAGCTGGACGGCTTCGACACCGATCCCGAGAAAGAAACGCTGTACGGCGTGATCGTCCGCACGGCGCAGAACGACTACGGCATGCGCCGCCTGGAGAACATCTGGCGCGGCGGGCGCGAGCTGGGCTGGAACGTGGGCTACACCAAGTTCATCAAGGACGTCAACCCCACCTTCCCCGCGCACTACAAGACTCTGACCGGCACGACGATCACCGGTCTGACCTACATCACCGACAAGGCCGTCTACAACGTGGACGCGCAAGTTTATCTGCCCGTCCTCACCGGCTGCCGTCTGAAGGCGGAAAACGCCGCGCTCGCGGCCGGCCACACGGCGTTTGCGGTAGAGGGCGAGCTCCCCGGGAACTACGTTCCCGTGTACGACGCCGGAGCGCTTGACGGCGGCACGGCCGCAGACGGCCGCATCGTTTGGTCCGCGCGGAACAAGCCCGGCGAGTACGAGATGAAAATCACGGACGAAAAGGGCGTGTACGAGACGCTGACGGCCGCATTCGTGCTCTCGACCGACGTCCTTCCCGCCGCATGGGACGCGGAGGGCGGACGCCTCGTCCCCGCCGGCGGCGAAGAGGATTTCAAAAACTATCTGCGCTGCGTCCGCGAGCTGACGATCGACGGCACGGCGGTCAACCCGAAGAGAGCGAAGATCATCGACGGTGAAGGCCGCCTCGATCTTTCCGCGCCGCTTTTCAAGGAGCGCGGCGCGGTGACTGTCCGCGCCGCCGGTTATCCCGACCTGAGCTTCGAAGCCGCGCGCCGCTGA
- a CDS encoding IS5 family transposase (programmed frameshift), with the protein MKITQGQYERIEKYLPRQRGNVSMSNLQLINAILYVTENGCKWRALPKSYGNWHTIYVRMNRWSKNGVLQRLFEALQMENIIRIKVEAICLDSTSAKVHPDGTGALKKEGKQTIGRSRGGLTTKIHMVTATDRSAVSFALSGGEAHDSPEGIALLDKIIRAPEQKYILMDRAYEGESMRKKAKEKGYSPAVPPKSNRKDPWEYDKERYKQRNEIERYFLRLKRFRKIFARYDKLDVLFCGFIYFAMIGDAI; encoded by the exons ATGAAAATTACGCAAGGACAATATGAGCGAATTGAAAAATACTTGCCCCGTCAGCGCGGGAATGTGAGCATGAGCAATCTCCAACTGATCAATGCGATACTGTATGTCACGGAAAACGGCTGTAAATGGAGGGCATTGCCGAAATCCTATGGAAACTGGCATACGATTTATGTACGCATGAACAGGTGGAGCAAAAACGGCGTTTTACAGCGCCTGTTCGAAGCGTTGCAAATGGAGAACATTATTCGCATAAAAGTCGAGGCGATCTGCCTGGACAGCACATCGGCAAAGGTTCATCCCGACGGGACAGGCGCTTTGAAAAAAGAGGGAA AACAGACCATTGGAAGATCGAGAGGCGGGCTCACAACGAAGATTCATATGGTCACCGCAACTGACAGATCGGCTGTCAGCTTCGCGCTCTCCGGAGGAGAAGCCCATGACTCGCCGGAAGGCATCGCACTGCTTGACAAGATCATAAGAGCTCCAGAGCAAAAATACATCCTGATGGACAGAGCTTACGAGGGAGAGAGTATGCGGAAGAAAGCGAAGGAGAAGGGGTATTCTCCGGCTGTTCCTCCCAAATCGAACCGCAAAGATCCATGGGAGTATGATAAGGAGAGATATAAGCAGCGCAATGAGATAGAGCGATATTTCCTGCGTCTTAAGCGATTTCGGAAAATATTTGCCCGTTACGATAAGCTTGACGTGCTGTTCTGTGGATTCATCTACTTTGCTATGATTGGAGATGCAATTTAG
- a CDS encoding DMT family transporter — MKENSERAGALYVIASAVLFGLMPLLAKIAYASGANAFTAAFGRFLTGSVMAFAYLEYKDVSLRVGRRQMGELAFLSVFYALTPVLLYLSYGFIGSGLATTLHFTYPVAVMCLMGLFFRASFTPRQVLCAALCAAGIFLLYRPGRNADGFGMALAAASGLLYAGYIIALGRSHLREVEIFVITFWISLFSALMIGAFAALTGGLAWSQGAAAWAAEAGLGLLATVLALAFFQKGLFLCGEVKASLLSTFEPLTSIAVGLAVYGEPMTPRLAAGMALILLSSALLVLGRRRARSAGDGVKKSLS; from the coding sequence GTGAAAGAAAACAGCGAACGCGCCGGAGCGCTGTACGTGATCGCCTCGGCCGTGCTCTTCGGCCTGATGCCGCTGCTTGCCAAGATCGCCTACGCAAGCGGCGCCAACGCCTTTACGGCGGCGTTCGGCCGTTTTCTCACGGGCAGCGTCATGGCTTTCGCGTACCTCGAATACAAAGACGTGTCGCTGCGCGTCGGCCGCCGGCAAATGGGCGAACTCGCCTTTCTGTCGGTCTTTTACGCCCTCACGCCGGTGCTGCTTTACCTGTCTTACGGCTTCATCGGCTCCGGGCTGGCGACGACGCTGCACTTCACCTATCCCGTCGCGGTGATGTGCCTGATGGGCCTGTTCTTCCGCGCCAGCTTCACGCCCCGCCAGGTGCTCTGCGCGGCGCTGTGCGCGGCGGGAATTTTTCTGCTCTACCGCCCCGGGCGGAACGCCGACGGCTTCGGCATGGCGCTCGCCGCCGCGTCCGGCCTGCTCTACGCGGGCTACATCATCGCGCTGGGACGCAGCCATCTGCGTGAGGTCGAGATATTCGTGATCACGTTCTGGATCTCCCTGTTCTCGGCGCTCATGATCGGCGCGTTCGCGGCCCTGACGGGCGGCCTGGCCTGGAGCCAGGGCGCGGCCGCCTGGGCGGCCGAGGCCGGGCTGGGACTGCTGGCGACCGTGCTGGCGCTGGCCTTTTTCCAGAAGGGGCTGTTTCTCTGCGGCGAGGTGAAAGCGTCGCTGCTCAGCACCTTCGAGCCGCTGACCAGCATCGCCGTCGGCCTGGCCGTCTACGGCGAGCCGATGACGCCGCGCCTCGCCGCCGGCATGGCGCTGATCCTGCTGTCGTCCGCGCTCCTCGTGCTGGGCAGGCGCCGGGCGCGAAGCGCCGGAGACGGAGTGAAAAAGAGCTTGTCCTGA
- a CDS encoding ZIP family metal transporter has protein sequence MTNAVHVTAGILIPFLGTSLGAACVFFMKGSMRENVQKGLTGFAAGVMVAASVWSLLIPAIDLAAEYGRGAVVPSVVGFWLGILFLLLLDHAIPHLHQFSEEAEGPRSRLARTTMMVLAVTIHNVPEGMAVGVVYAGLLAGTANITPMSALALAVGIAIQNFPEGAIISMPLHAEGQSKWKAFAGGVLSGAVEPLGAAGTLLAIGLVVPAMPYLLSFAAGAMLYVVVEELIPEMSQPPHSDCGTLSFALGFSVMMALDVVLG, from the coding sequence GTGACAAACGCCGTTCACGTGACCGCGGGGATCCTGATCCCGTTTCTGGGCACGAGCCTGGGCGCGGCCTGCGTTTTTTTCATGAAGGGCAGCATGAGGGAAAACGTGCAGAAAGGCCTCACCGGTTTCGCCGCCGGCGTGATGGTGGCCGCTTCCGTGTGGAGCCTGCTGATCCCGGCCATCGATCTGGCGGCGGAGTACGGCCGGGGCGCCGTCGTGCCGTCGGTCGTCGGCTTCTGGCTGGGGATCCTGTTCCTGCTGCTGCTCGACCACGCCATTCCGCACCTGCACCAGTTCAGCGAGGAGGCGGAAGGGCCGCGCAGCCGCCTGGCGCGCACGACGATGATGGTCCTGGCGGTGACGATCCACAACGTGCCCGAGGGCATGGCCGTCGGCGTCGTTTACGCCGGGCTGCTGGCGGGTACGGCGAACATCACGCCGATGAGCGCGCTGGCGCTGGCCGTCGGCATCGCCATCCAAAACTTTCCGGAAGGGGCGATCATCTCCATGCCGCTCCACGCCGAGGGGCAGAGCAAATGGAAAGCGTTCGCGGGCGGCGTGCTCTCCGGCGCCGTCGAGCCGCTGGGCGCGGCCGGCACGCTGCTGGCCATCGGCCTGGTCGTTCCGGCCATGCCCTATCTGCTCAGCTTCGCCGCCGGCGCCATGCTCTACGTCGTCGTCGAGGAACTGATCCCGGAGATGTCGCAGCCTCCCCACTCCGATTGCGGCACGCTCTCGTTCGCTCTGGGGTTCAGCGTCATGATGGCGCTGGACGTGGTGTTGGGGTAA
- a CDS encoding class I SAM-dependent methyltransferase has translation MKADYKNWMPKGLIAALLAASATGGLCFAVFGAAGWGVGRTARIVWAVAAGAVCALCGLLAAQFIGMYRAFSYDGKRQLARQIVEGTARYVELPPGGRGLDVGCGSGALTIACARRNPQGSMLGIDRWGGEYASYNKPLCERNAAAEGASNVSFARGDALKLDFPDESFDAVTSNYVYHNVRGADKQKLLLETLRVLKKGGVFAIHDLMTPARYGDMREFVRELKRRGYEEVQLLDTTTDMFMSPAEAHRLMLKGSALLTGRK, from the coding sequence ATGAAAGCCGATTATAAAAACTGGATGCCGAAAGGGCTGATCGCGGCGCTGCTGGCCGCGTCGGCGACGGGCGGCCTGTGCTTCGCCGTCTTCGGCGCCGCCGGCTGGGGCGTGGGACGGACGGCGCGGATCGTTTGGGCCGTCGCCGCCGGGGCGGTCTGCGCGCTCTGCGGGCTTCTCGCGGCGCAGTTCATCGGCATGTACCGCGCCTTTTCCTACGACGGCAAACGGCAGCTGGCGCGCCAGATCGTGGAGGGAACGGCGCGGTACGTCGAACTGCCGCCGGGAGGGCGCGGCTTGGACGTGGGCTGCGGCAGCGGCGCGCTGACGATCGCCTGCGCCAGGCGCAATCCGCAGGGTTCCATGCTGGGGATCGACCGCTGGGGAGGGGAATACGCCTCGTACAACAAGCCGCTTTGCGAGCGCAACGCGGCGGCCGAGGGCGCGAGCAACGTCAGCTTCGCCCGCGGCGACGCGCTGAAGCTGGACTTCCCCGACGAGAGCTTCGACGCCGTGACCAGCAACTACGTGTATCACAACGTGCGCGGCGCCGACAAACAAAAACTGCTTTTGGAAACGCTGCGCGTGCTGAAAAAAGGAGGCGTCTTCGCCATCCACGACCTGATGACGCCGGCACGCTACGGCGACATGCGGGAGTTCGTCCGCGAACTGAAGCGGCGGGGCTATGAAGAAGTTCAGCTGCTCGACACGACCACGGACATGTTCATGAGTCCGGCGGAGGCCCATCGTCTGATGCTCAAGGGCTCGGCGCTGCTGACGGGGAGAAAATGA
- a CDS encoding YadA-like family protein, with product MEKRTKVCASALVPDICGGRGTPLAEKRPSPVLKGGALAAVALGLMLMKAVPSKAEDADDIVSNGAQPIAYDISPANDGTNIAVGKNAKVFIGGGTQEAMLSFGETVTGPDFFGRMNIHSNNDAKKNLPEGIAVGTNTYARTGSIQIGAHTLETKNIAIGDTTADKLRQFGVASTTLGTNSYTGGGFATTLGSYNVQSSQYEAGGLSDYSNTAKNAFATVVGTLNSNESMNGSSSSGVANVINGAANKVTNSNGAIVIGAGNSVKESSASFDASAYSKHFDSVTAMQKALMDGVAKSAGGAVLAIGGANAAEYAQSSQMMGVGNKLTGTSGAVSKYNLLDGYKNTAANVEHVSVIGSNNTVTHGKSNVVIGDNHKLTGTSGAKIMNNIVLGSADAEKEITVSDAVLIGHNADVQKEGGVALGSGSLADRGAFTTATKGAFSDFDLNGKTAGAVSVGTADKLRQIINVGDATEETDAVNLRQLKAVKSAADAAKVHYYSANSTKTGAGSNYDNDGAEAEDSIVLGISSSSKGINSTVLGNNNKLTGDKNGRNNSIVAGQNVEVEGVHNAVFGTDYNNYDHKLTKVFGEQNTVIGVGNLVGYTAEKDPSDPTKWIYTKNSSGSDQNVAVGLTNTVNGGSVVVGTSSVSDSLGTSVGHGNTIVGMDDGGGQRGVALGNDLTVKGEEALAVGNESQAAADWTIAIGSKSSAEKETSIAMGYDSHARVNHGVALGAFSVADTSRGEFGYDPSTGRKSTNEDKAWQSKLGALSIGDKTKEFTRQITNLAAGTNDTDAVNVAQLKAVQAASVEAAKTHYYSVNDRNGQLSSFAPNYNNDGAKGTASIVAGLGSSINVNNEPQGATASIFGTMNTINAKSGEQYDGVANSIVGTVNVTDRANASLIFGAGNIIKNSYGDLKDKNGNAFDLMEIAGIAQTGNTEALAKKLGEYVSSSGGAVLAIGGGNVADYATHSKLVGIGNTLTGEDGKESKLNMIDGFGNTGKNINNVTVIGSGNEVTDTDGALLLGDYRQLNGASGSIVLGSADKPGTGAAGLSVMDKKNVVVLGYNANSTVEGGVALGSGSEASVDKGVVGYDPTPGADHANDTTGVWKSTAAAVSVGAVTITGGTPVTRQITGVAAGVNDTDAVNVAQLKALLGAGGGSWNLDTKPGTQPAVAVNPNDTVTFTSGDNITIARTDKNVTIATKADVNFNSVTANTFTAGGTSITDNGLVIENGPSVTKAGINAGNKKIANVAKGEVSQTSADAVNGSQLWGVSSSVSNHFGGGSTVNVDGSVSAPTYIIRGGTYHNVGDALSAVDTQFNNIYNRFGDVYNQMGELRGEIKTTGALGSALAGLKPMQYDPVEPSQIMAGFGAYRGEYALALGFAHYLKEDFMVHAGVSVTHHGDSMANAGLTWKIGRKEDKDQIPERYRKGPISSVYVMQKENAELQAQVASQAREIAELKASQAREQAEMKDRVEKLERLLRASGKLK from the coding sequence ATGGAAAAACGTACCAAGGTCTGCGCTTCCGCTCTGGTACCGGACATTTGCGGGGGGAGAGGGACGCCCCTCGCCGAAAAACGCCCGTCGCCCGTCCTGAAAGGCGGCGCGCTGGCCGCCGTGGCGCTGGGATTGATGCTGATGAAGGCCGTGCCGTCGAAAGCGGAGGACGCGGACGACATCGTTTCCAACGGTGCCCAGCCGATTGCTTACGACATCAGCCCCGCCAACGACGGGACGAACATCGCCGTGGGCAAAAACGCCAAAGTCTTCATCGGCGGTGGCACGCAGGAAGCCATGCTTTCCTTTGGGGAGACCGTAACTGGTCCTGATTTTTTTGGACGAATGAATATTCATTCCAACAATGATGCCAAAAAGAATTTGCCGGAAGGCATTGCCGTTGGTACAAACACCTATGCCCGCACCGGCTCCATCCAGATCGGCGCGCACACGCTGGAGACGAAGAATATCGCGATCGGCGACACGACGGCGGATAAGCTGCGCCAGTTCGGCGTGGCCTCTACCACGTTGGGCACGAATTCCTATACCGGCGGCGGTTTCGCCACGACCCTTGGCAGTTACAATGTACAAAGCAGTCAATATGAAGCAGGTGGCCTATCTGATTACAGCAATACAGCTAAAAATGCCTTTGCCACAGTTGTCGGCACGCTGAATTCGAATGAATCGATGAACGGTTCCTCCAGCAGCGGCGTGGCCAACGTGATCAACGGCGCTGCCAATAAGGTGACCAACAGCAATGGGGCCATTGTGATCGGCGCGGGGAACAGCGTGAAAGAATCTAGTGCGAGCTTCGACGCATCTGCTTACAGTAAGCATTTTGATTCGGTCACCGCCATGCAAAAGGCATTGATGGACGGGGTGGCAAAAAGTGCCGGCGGCGCTGTCCTTGCTATCGGCGGCGCCAATGCCGCGGAGTATGCCCAGTCGTCCCAGATGATGGGCGTCGGCAACAAACTGACCGGAACAAGCGGCGCGGTCAGCAAGTACAACCTGCTCGACGGCTACAAAAATACCGCCGCCAACGTCGAGCACGTGTCCGTGATCGGCTCCAATAACACTGTGACTCACGGCAAGTCCAACGTGGTTATCGGCGATAATCACAAGCTAACCGGAACATCCGGCGCAAAGATTATGAACAATATTGTCCTCGGTTCCGCCGACGCGGAAAAAGAAATCACGGTCTCCGACGCCGTGCTGATCGGCCATAACGCCGACGTGCAAAAAGAAGGCGGCGTGGCGCTCGGCAGCGGATCACTGGCGGACAGGGGCGCTTTTACCACCGCCACAAAGGGCGCATTCAGCGACTTCGATCTGAACGGCAAGACCGCCGGCGCCGTTTCCGTAGGCACGGCGGACAAACTGCGGCAGATCATCAACGTCGGCGACGCAACGGAAGAGACCGACGCGGTCAACCTGCGCCAGCTGAAAGCGGTGAAATCCGCCGCCGATGCCGCGAAAGTGCATTATTACAGCGCCAACTCCACGAAAACGGGAGCCGGCAGCAACTATGACAATGACGGCGCCGAGGCGGAAGACAGCATCGTGCTCGGTATTTCCTCTTCTTCGAAAGGGATAAACAGTACCGTTCTCGGAAATAACAACAAACTGACAGGGGATAAAAACGGAAGAAACAACAGCATCGTCGCCGGTCAGAACGTAGAGGTGGAGGGCGTTCATAATGCCGTATTCGGCACGGATTATAATAATTACGACCATAAGCTGACAAAAGTCTTTGGTGAACAGAATACGGTCATCGGTGTGGGGAACCTGGTCGGCTATACGGCGGAAAAAGATCCGTCCGATCCGACAAAGTGGATCTACACCAAGAACTCCAGCGGCAGCGACCAGAACGTGGCCGTCGGCCTGACCAACACGGTGAACGGCGGGAGCGTCGTGGTAGGCACCAGTTCCGTATCCGATAGTTTGGGAACGTCTGTCGGTCATGGAAATACTATTGTCGGTATGGACGATGGCGGCGGACAGAGAGGCGTCGCTTTGGGCAACGATCTGACCGTCAAGGGCGAAGAAGCTTTGGCCGTCGGTAACGAGAGCCAGGCCGCAGCTGATTGGACTATCGCAATCGGCTCGAAGAGCAGTGCGGAAAAAGAGACGTCGATCGCCATGGGCTATGATTCTCACGCCAGGGTCAACCACGGCGTGGCGCTTGGCGCTTTCAGTGTGGCGGATACCAGTCGCGGCGAATTCGGGTATGACCCGTCTACCGGGAGGAAATCCACAAACGAGGATAAGGCGTGGCAATCCAAATTGGGCGCCCTTTCCATCGGCGACAAGACGAAGGAGTTCACCCGCCAGATCACCAATCTCGCAGCCGGTACGAATGACACTGATGCGGTCAATGTGGCGCAGCTGAAGGCGGTGCAGGCAGCCAGCGTAGAAGCGGCCAAGACTCATTATTACAGCGTAAATGATCGAAATGGACAGTTGAGTAGTTTTGCGCCGAATTATAATAACGATGGAGCGAAGGGAACCGCATCGATCGTTGCCGGACTGGGGTCTTCCATCAACGTGAACAATGAGCCGCAGGGAGCGACTGCCAGCATTTTCGGCACGATGAACACGATCAACGCGAAAAGCGGTGAGCAGTATGACGGCGTGGCAAACAGCATCGTCGGTACCGTCAATGTTACCGACCGCGCGAATGCGTCCCTCATTTTCGGCGCGGGGAACATCATCAAAAATTCCTACGGCGACCTGAAAGACAAAAATGGAAACGCTTTCGATCTGATGGAAATCGCCGGAATAGCTCAAACCGGGAATACGGAAGCACTGGCAAAGAAGCTGGGCGAATATGTTTCCTCCAGCGGCGGCGCGGTCCTTGCCATCGGCGGCGGCAACGTCGCTGATTATGCGACGCATTCCAAGCTGGTCGGCATAGGGAATACCCTGACCGGCGAAGACGGCAAGGAAAGCAAGCTGAACATGATCGACGGTTTCGGAAACACCGGCAAGAATATCAATAACGTCACCGTCATCGGCTCGGGGAATGAGGTAACAGACACCGACGGCGCTCTGCTGCTGGGCGACTACCGGCAGCTGAACGGAGCGAGCGGCAGTATCGTTCTTGGCTCCGCTGACAAACCGGGTACGGGGGCGGCCGGTTTATCAGTGATGGACAAGAAGAATGTCGTGGTTCTCGGTTACAACGCCAATTCGACCGTAGAGGGCGGCGTGGCCCTCGGCAGCGGCTCAGAGGCCTCTGTCGACAAAGGCGTCGTCGGCTACGATCCCACCCCTGGGGCAGACCACGCCAACGATACGACCGGCGTCTGGAAATCCACCGCCGCGGCCGTTTCCGTCGGCGCGGTGACAATCACGGGAGGAACGCCGGTCACCCGCCAGATCACCGGCGTCGCGGCCGGCGTCAACGACACCGACGCCGTCAACGTCGCCCAGCTCAAAGCCCTGCTCGGTGCCGGCGGCGGCTCTTGGAATCTCGATACCAAGCCCGGCACGCAGCCGGCAGTCGCCGTCAATCCCAACGACACGGTAACGTTCACCAGCGGCGACAACATCACCATCGCCCGCACCGACAAAAACGTCACGATCGCCACGAAAGCCGACGTGAACTTCAACAGCGTCACGGCGAACACCTTTACGGCCGGCGGCACCTCGATCACCGACAACGGCCTCGTCATTGAAAACGGCCCCTCGGTCACCAAGGCCGGCATCAACGCCGGAAACAAAAAGATCGCCAACGTCGCCAAGGGCGAAGTCAGCCAGACCAGCGCCGACGCCGTCAACGGCTCCCAGCTGTGGGGTGTGTCGTCGAGCGTATCCAACCACTTCGGCGGCGGCTCCACGGTCAACGTCGACGGTTCCGTCTCCGCACCCACCTACATCATCCGCGGCGGCACCTACCACAACGTCGGCGACGCCCTCAGCGCCGTAGACACACAGTTCAACAACATCTACAACAGATTCGGCGACGTCTACAACCAGATGGGCGAACTGAGAGGCGAAATCAAGACCACCGGAGCGCTCGGCTCCGCCCTCGCCGGCCTGAAACCCATGCAGTACGACCCCGTCGAACCCAGCCAGATCATGGCCGGCTTCGGAGCGTACAGAGGCGAGTACGCGCTGGCCCTCGGCTTCGCGCACTACCTGAAAGAAGACTTCATGGTCCACGCCGGAGTGTCCGTCACCCACCACGGCGACTCGATGGCCAACGCCGGACTGACCTGGAAGATCGGCAGGAAAGAAGACAAGGATCAGATCCCCGAACGCTACCGCAAGGGCCCGATCAGCAGCGTCTACGTGATGCAGAAGGAGAACGCCGAGCTGCAGGCCCAGGTGGCCTCTCAGGCCCGTGAGATCGCCGAACTGAAGGCTTCGCAGGCCCGCGAGCAGGCGGAGATGAAAGACCGGGTGGAAAAGCTGGAGCGTCTGCTGCGCGCTTCGGGCAAGCTCAAGTAA
- a CDS encoding class I SAM-dependent methyltransferase, translated as MYYSGPARVSGADALAYLRDVRYKSLLDVGCGTGFLLDGLARRRHAVYKGLDISEGMIEIARGKKIPGAEFVLGSADKLPWADGAFDVVTCIQSFHHYPYADEAVREVYRVLRPGGLYLLSDTGVGGLGAWLDNHIVFPLLRSGDCRTENRHAIAARMERHGFAVIRNERLRGLIYTVVGRKPKAD; from the coding sequence GTGTACTATTCCGGCCCGGCCAGGGTCAGCGGCGCCGACGCGCTGGCGTATCTTCGGGACGTGCGGTACAAGTCGCTGCTCGACGTCGGCTGCGGCACGGGATTTCTTCTCGACGGGCTGGCCCGGCGGCGGCACGCCGTTTACAAGGGGCTTGACATCTCGGAAGGGATGATCGAAATCGCGCGCGGAAAAAAAATCCCCGGCGCGGAATTCGTTCTGGGAAGCGCCGACAAACTGCCCTGGGCGGACGGCGCTTTCGACGTCGTCACGTGCATCCAGAGCTTTCACCATTATCCCTACGCCGACGAAGCCGTGCGGGAGGTTTATCGCGTTTTGAGGCCGGGAGGGCTGTATCTGCTCTCCGACACGGGCGTCGGCGGTCTGGGGGCGTGGCTCGACAACCACATCGTTTTCCCGCTGCTGCGAAGCGGCGACTGCCGCACCGAAAACCGGCACGCCATCGCGGCGCGCATGGAGCGTCACGGCTTCGCGGTAATCAGAAACGAACGGCTGCGCGGGCTGATCTACACCGTCGTCGGCCGCAAGCCGAAAGCGGATTGA